Within Paralichthys olivaceus isolate ysfri-2021 chromosome 19, ASM2471397v2, whole genome shotgun sequence, the genomic segment CAGATAAGAGGGCAAGCACTTCTGCCGGGAGGCAACCCGCACAGCACACAGGCTCACACAGGctcacacatgcaacacacagcagagagactgaaatagcaaacatgtttttagtttgGCTGTTCTCAGCAAACAGTGGTCTTTCAAGTCTTTCAACCCACAAAACGCCTCCTTTGGGAGGGAAAGCATCACAAAAGCAAACAACGGGCGCTAACTTGGTTTGTCCTTGGGCTTTCACAGTTTGAAAGGTTTGTTGACATCGTAACTGCTGCTCACACCTAACCTGTTCTGGGGAAGGTTATGTGAGCCTATCTTTATGTTTTGCATTCTAATCACCTCATTAGAATGAAAAGTTGCTTCCAATttgtcagtcagtcaatcatATTCCAAAATTGTAATGACAGAGGTGTTTGCAGTTCAACTATTTTACAACCAGGTTAAATGGCTTGGGGGACACCAAGCCTGACCTAAACACTTACTAAAGGTCAACTCAAAACATCTTCCTCACTTCAGCTGTTTTGGATTTGCTCTAACAAGTCGGTCTCATACAAAGTTACTCTCTTGATTCTCTTAAACCAACCCTATGCCCAGCTCCGTCTGTTGCCATGACGCCCATCTGGAAACAACAGCTGCAATTGTGGGATGCAAATTGCCTCATCAAAGACCCTCTGCTATGGCTCAAATGAAGAGCTGGCCGCATGTTTCTTCTCTCACCCTGAGAAGCTGTGGCTTTGGTGAAATCTGGTCAAGGCATTTACAACTTCTATATCCACATCCTTGTTTTCATCCTGATCTATGAAACAAACATGGGTCCCTCACACAGTCTGGACTAATTCAACTTCACTTCATTTAGTATCCTGAAGGAAAACTGGTTTATAGCCAGGCCACAAACTAGCtcacagaaaagacaaacattcCACAATCACCAGTCAACACACAACGATCAGGATTTCCTAGTTACCTATGCTTTTAAAACATTGACCATGTAACCACTGTATTACGTACCCCATCCTTTTACCCTGTACACTGACATATCCATGTGGTGCAGAGAGAATATAAAGCTTAGATTGACCAGAAAATGATTCTCCATCAAACGATGAAAGATAAGAGATGTCAAAGAGAAGTAAGAAAACGACGTCAGGCATAGTTCCGATTTTTAAGGTGCATCTCTGCATTCTTTAGATGACTTAAAGCGCACATAGATTGAAAAATAATACATAGAGTGCCGTAATGCATTAATCTTGCAACCAATAGGATAAGAGACATGATCTATGTATTATTTAGATATACCAACCATCAGTTATTATACGTTTACATGATGTCCTTTTGAAATGCAATATAAAAGGGTTAGTATGTTAGCGATATAAAAATGTTAGCATTACCTAATAAGTATATTTGTAACCTGTTGCATTTTTGGACAAACTGGGAACAAGTTTAGCCCAGACTGTGCTGGAGTAACGATTCCATTTAAGGCAACTGTGGTGAAAGAAATGATTAAGTTATGATCTTACTCTTTTAAGTCTATGTCTCTGTTGTTATCCTCCAGCTCCTGTTTATTGTATATGACCCTGTTCCAGCCATGCTCTGTCTTTGTCCAGCACAAGCCCGGTGACCTCCAGTCCTGTCCCAGGAAAGGCATTTCTGCTGTGGGGGGGACAATTAGCAGAGAATGTTGTTGCCACTCCAAACACCTGGGAAGTGGAGCAGATATGTATTTTTATGCTCTTCAGTCCTATAGAAGCCATTATCATTTAAACATAATAAGCATGTGAATGCCTCTATTGAAGACTGCAATTAGTACTGAATATCTTCAAATAAGTAATGAGATTTAAAATTCAAGTTTTCAATATTCAAAATAGTATAAAAGTCTCTCAGTTTATCCCTCATTGTAAAATTCAAATCTAAACTCAAAAGGAAAATGAACGTCAGAGCTGCTGAGCTCTGTCAGGAGACATTTGTTTAGAGGGGGACTTTTATCTGCATAAGGTTTTAAACTTGCACCGGCTAGAATGACCTTCCacagaattaaaatgttgaaatacatatctatcgatctatcttTCTGTGTGCTCAAATATATAATgcataaatacaatatataatacaatatcTATTTACAATTTAAGGCAAAAATAATTCAATACAACAAAATCACCAGACTTTACATTTCCTCATGACATGTTTAGCAGTGGTCAGAGAAGCAGATCATGTAACATAAGCATCGTGAATGTGTGTTCACAGTCTGACAACATGAGTGAATCCATCCATGTTCATCCTGTTTACACACGGACACGCAAAAATACTGTAATAACACACGCATTTGTCTTTGCACAACAACAGTGTTAGCGAACCAATGTAAATATTAACGtaaaaattcaaaaaaaaaatcaagttgaGACAAAGCTGTCACTCAGCGCATATACCCACGACAGGAATTCAGAAGGTAAATTGAAACAGGCTGTAATTCCCTGTCAGTAAAGAGGCTGAACAGACCttgacagcagctcctctgctccGTGATgagctgctcttcttcttcctcttcttcctcttcttcttcctcttcttcctctgctgctcggaTCACATATTGACGGAAGTAAACACAGTGCGGAGACTTGAACACGTCCACGCCCCCTGCCCCTCTCTGATTGGACGAGAGGTCGTCGTTGATCTTGTTGCTACCCGATGTCGCGCTGCCCATTGGCTGACGGTGACTGTCAGTCACTTTCTGTCCgtctattttttttatcctcttgttttctgttgGGGCATTTTCCTGCACGTGACACAGGACTGCGCACATGTActtgtgttttgattttgagATGGAGGAGGGGAACTATAATACTaataccactactactacttctacttctaATACTACTTCTACTGCTactaacaatataaatatacattatgtGTATCCTAGTACTTTATTGTGTTTCATTTACATAGGGATTATATACAGTTTTTAgtacattttatgtttattacattattctttagtttatatctatctatctatctatctaactatccctctatctatctatctatctatctatctatctatctatctatctatctatctatctatctatctattatatCTGATTGtcattattactttattattagTTGGGGCTGTTATAATTGCAGTTGATATTATTGATGACACCATTACACCAGTGGGTGTtgctattattattgtcattaacaACCAGGTTGATAGAACAGATTATACTTATGTAATTATGTTTGGATTTGGagatagataataataataatatgttttttcagGTAAGCTAAAAATAGCACTATATATCAAGCGTCCCTccagagggttagggttagagagcATACAGTCAAAGTGTTAAATTAAAGGGGTTCTGCCTCCATTTCTACTTTTCCtcattaaatgtttgtttggttcAGGAAAAAACTTGTGCTCCTGGAGCTTTAGCAGGAGAGCTAATGTGTGTTATATCAATGCATTTAGTCTGCAAAGTTGGTCAGCCTAAGAAGTTGTGACACTCAGGGGGCCCCTCGTCTTTGAATGATAATGAATGTTGATGAATTTTGCATTAACAGTAAACCTGGTCTCACTCAGAACACTTAATGATTTTCTAATGTAAGTTGCTAATGTTAAGAACAAAaatttatgtaaaaatatagCTACACTTATTGTATTGTAAAGTATCAATAGGTAACAGGATAATGTTATTAACATGATCTTAATTGTATCAAGAATGACCTAAGCTCTTCTCTGACATATGCTGTCAATGCCTGAGTGCACAAATCTCGATCATCTTTCTTCAACTTTGCAAACTTGGGTCCAACCTTGTTGTTAGATACTGCCCCCTTTAGGCACTGTACAAGAAATTAAAAGAGTTTTCACATCTACTGTAGGACATTCAAATATTTTAGACATATTTCCCATCAATTGATTAAACAAATTATTGCACACAGAGTTTAgatttaaaaaggaaacatttcaaacttaTTGGAACAAAATGGAGACTGACAAGATGAGCATAATCTATCCAACATTGTTTCCTTGAAAACCGTTATGCAATGATAAGAAAAGTTTGACAAACTTGATAATACTTCAATATAAAACAAGATCACACAAATTTGCTGTTATGCTGCTTTGGGTAAAGCATAATACAGTTGTTGCTgttatttcagtcaatggtaAATTTGTCTGAGAGCAGAGTAACATGTTTGCATTCAAATCCTGTTAAAAGAACATATAAGCCAACAGCAATGCAAGCAGTGTATATTTTCAGTCACTAATCGTATTGATATACAAATGAGAACATATTTGTAACTGAATCATGAGACTGAATAAGAAGTCACTTGGAGTTCTGGAAAAGAGTGGATAAGACAAGACGTGACTTGTCTTGAAGTAAAATAGTCCTTCAGGCTTATGGGGAAGTGAAAGGTGTGTTTACAGCCCTAGCACAGCTGAgtgctctttgttttctccatgtgtgagagagaaacagtgtgagtggtaattttttaaaacaagaaatcaTCATTAGACTggcctttgcttttttttctccccactcGTACACCCTCTGAGCTTTGATCAGTTAAACAAAGTTGGCCAAAAGGCAGAAACAGACAGACTGTGGTGAGGAGATGAAACCGGCAGAGATCGGGCTAAAGTGGAGATAGAGTTAAATGGGTCAGTGGACATAAACCCTCAGATTATAAGGAACATTGCTCTCCTCTCACACAGGATCCACGAAACAACTGATTCAGTGGCTGGAAAATAACAACATCTTACAATCCTTCTGGtccaatgaaatgaaatgttgatcagaaacacttggcCACTATAACATGTAAGGAGCACAGCTGCCTTATTGACATTTCTAATATAAAACTGTGTGGCGTAACATGAACTCTAAGCTATTATCCTTTATGATTGCTAAAGTCACCCATTTTAAATTGGATTTATCAAGAGTTTATAAATtgaaacaaataacaaaaataataagtaacaaaagtaattcttcacAGATCAGGTATAAGGCCTAATGTTCTGTGGATTGTCGTATTGTGAAAAATCCCATTGTGAGAGTGATGAGCATGTATCTGATTCAATCAATCTTATCAATTTATTCAGCATTGTTTCCCAACCTGGCAACTAAACATTTGCTCTCACATTAGCAGCTTATAATGGACATGTAGATCACCAATAAAGAATTTATCAACCATTGGTTGTAATGTATGTGTTAACAAATcagtattcaaataaaaaaaacagaactggGTCAGTTCCAATAATTGGTATGTGGCTAATCTTTGCTGCTGAAACTGAAATCTGTGAACTATCCTGGATTTGTATACATATGCAAAAAGTATGGCTGGGCAATAACATCTTAGAGATAATCattgcaatataattttcatcaatagcaacaTAATAAAAGcccattaaataaatatataatgtttatGCATTGTGTGAACACAGTAATGAGATATAACACATtattgatctacctcagatgTGTGTTATGTTTTGCTGTTCATCATGTTTGTTATCCTCTGCTCATGAAGAAGAGTTTGAATCCACAACCGCTACTCATGAGCAGAATTCAAACTTTAAAGAAATACGATAGTTATTGTGATCACTATGTTGCCTGATATGAATTCTTGGTATCATTTTTGACCATATCGCCCCCACTATGGCAGAAAGTCTTGACCTTTGACACTGAAATCACTCTCTGACCGAGAAGAATGCACCTGGTTTACAATCTaaagaacaagaaaacaaacatttacaagatAAAGATTGACTAGTTAGTATCTGTGTGCTTTCATgcaacccacaaacacacacacacacacacacacacacacagaccaaaagAAAAGTCACCGTTCTCCGCATCCAATACCCAAAAATGACATCTCTTCACTGGCTTCAAATGTCTGTCAGTCATTGTGCAGGTccaaacatgcacatttaacACTTTTCACACGTTAAGGTTGATGCATAGTCTATGTATGGTGTGtttgtaatgtgtgtttttatatacacTCGAAGGCTGACAAGCATATGTCactgcaggaagaagaaaacatctcAGTTAAGGTCTCGTAACTTCTTCCCAGTCTCTTTGGCGTTTTTGCAGCTGTACAGCCACTTGATAATCCGTGCGTTGCGCTCGATAACCGACGTCCCCTGTCGCATGTTGAcgtgcagctcctcctgcagcagcccGTCGCTGTCCCCGCTGCTCCTGGAGAAGCCTCCTTCCGACGTGGACACGCTCACGCTGCGGATGTTTTTAGAGATCTCGTCCGAGCGCGCAGAGAAGTTCTCCCGCCCCAGAGACTCGACGATCTCGCCATCCAGACCGCAGTACTTGAAAAAAGCGTCGAAGTCCGCGAAGTTCTTGGAGTACCTGGAGCTGATGTCCGAGTGGGAGCGACCCACACTCCTGCCGGACCTCCTCTCAAACTCGGGGACTGCGAGCAGAGCCGCTGTCACCTTTGTCCCAGACTCAACCCgcctcctccactgctgctctcCGGGCGCGCCGCTCTCCTCAGGTGTGGCGGTGCCTGATTCCTTATCTCCCTCAGACTCACGCTCATTAAGTAACGGGGCATTTTTATTCACAGTGTTGTTCACCAGTAGTTTACGTGTCATACGGTGTTTCCTGTCTTTTGCTGCACCTCCCAGGAGCTCACATTTctgcctgtagagcagcagagagTCCGGGCGCTTTTTGGAGCTGGTGCGCCTTACCTGTCCCGGTGAGCAGCTTTTCACAACACCACCTCCTGCTAGAACATTCCCTCCACGGTTCGAGCTCCGGTTTGAAGACCCCGTGCTGCTCACTGAAGCTGACCCCAAACTGATCGCAGGCTCCTGGATGGAGTTGACCACCTGCTGGCTCTTCACATACTTGGGTTTGGTCGCAGCCAACCTCTCCACTGCGCTCATGCGTCCTTTGGTCTCCCCCTCCAGCTCCATTTGCTTTCGAAGGTACTCGGGACCCTTCTCCAGGATTTTTGTGGTCTCACTGGTGGCCTCCATTGCGACATTTAACTCAGACATTTTCAATAATCCCTCAGTGTGCAGCCTCTCGAGCGttggaggaaggaaaaaaagattcCATTCAAGCCCGCTCCTTGCCCGAGCATGTATCATAACTGATTTCACCTtgtctgtgcaaacacacaccacattaCCCCACCCATCCTGTGCAAGGCCAGGCCAAACACAAGTCTGCTCAAAGTACACCTGACACTATCACAAGTGAGAGCAATGGAAGCTGACACTGCTGCCTTGTGCTTCCCTCTCCTGCCCTGAAGGAAATGTGGATTTAATTTCCTTGTTGCTCAATACAGGATAACACACAGCTTTATCTAATAAATCTATATCTCCTTTAACAAATCATTTACCCCAGAAACTGGCCCACTCCTTCCAATAATGTTGCACAGTAAATGTTTCTCCCAGCCTATTCATCTTCAAATCATCCACAGTGAGGGATATGTCACTGCCACTATTGTGGAGATGTAGGCCTATATTCAAAAAATCCATTACTCGACAAATACTGTAGTGAACCAGGTATATTGTATATTCTCTATTAAATATCTTATAAAATTCTGTTTCATTGCCTATTttattctatcattttctttcacttgtttttttgtctccctCATTTTAACTATCTGTAGCTGGAATGAGTGAATTTCAC encodes:
- the fam110c gene encoding protein FAM110C, with protein sequence MIHARARSGLEWNLFFLPPTLERLHTEGLLKMSELNVAMEATSETTKILEKGPEYLRKQMELEGETKGRMSAVERLAATKPKYVKSQQVVNSIQEPAISLGSASVSSTGSSNRSSNRGGNVLAGGGVVKSCSPGQVRRTSSKKRPDSLLLYRQKCELLGGAAKDRKHRMTRKLLVNNTVNKNAPLLNERESEGDKESGTATPEESGAPGEQQWRRRVESGTKVTAALLAVPEFERRSGRSVGRSHSDISSRYSKNFADFDAFFKYCGLDGEIVESLGRENFSARSDEISKNIRSVSVSTSEGGFSRSSGDSDGLLQEELHVNMRQGTSVIERNARIIKWLYSCKNAKETGKKLRDLN